The following are encoded in a window of Alosa sapidissima isolate fAloSap1 chromosome 12, fAloSap1.pri, whole genome shotgun sequence genomic DNA:
- the LOC121678151 gene encoding serine-rich adhesin for platelets-like isoform X12, with translation MPVGKSKPCRRRSVIVPYGLKTWLECLAMAVAKECPKCMRRFIAKYCQELMEYRNENPMMDIRDLVLTYQSLRENRRSLKKHYHVDGQYSQFKCFSWCTTLSSCDAHNVQAEIQRTERTDDMGQSVAIETSTASKDLISCHSEDVSKAIGLYMSQPGKENEQGPSATTSEAIPDVVVHNKAPALVPTPNLSRAPSGDLQDGNVVEKELGCQATDRLTYQQSTDISRSPSEELLSEYEQLSDGEFEIGAQHVSAIAVRYLSETMMEYEQFSEGGFGIATQKISDVSLQEITSSEERMSDESYGSPKLSPMSSSESAVRVASPLQTVEFHHLRDNKHEIDVRASAEQLDLTSSCMLYRSSYDSLSEEEESAESATILERSHSEAVLRTISLEERLNRQEERSKEETYFSGVTDETLLDDGEEDADLVVLYEAPSDECVVSSENSEISADVCGDLSPTQEGASVSVHSSFMVTKGSVVMGTTPSVRCLTLSPVSSDVKKEVCASGNNLSSIPPSAVMELPDVSGDVNIPREEDMTSQHVATEIKRHIPLRPSSESINFASSWDQARLHSSSKPRVKDLSRLSSLTRQSNRTTLNEKEGSASGFTEDHLSTMAHTESSITVLFENSDEDVDDESESLAVAESLAEYHSIPEVVIVHKAPSFEELPETDEEDLHRSESSVGRPDSLSGAQGSQSSVTSPTMSVGAENTDGTPYVVIIHKAPSEKDLPDTPFTPGVENMVGSGSALAEDVARLPLVHDKLPPKAPHQSEEKSSEAETAANPPAKTLYDEVVGDALKTSESLRSPRLGPTSSCILEAAKDSDTTTHVVIIHKASSGEGFPEVSITSNVESVGPQSSLKWVPSANESVTSSGTQSLNERDKSVSSVTTKSPRLTPQRSKGDVSRTTSSDRLSVSASGLNEDIYEVQLSVDTEKDSVGQSVKDSVGTANSAERLRDSSCISGALEISVSNSCVIFSSNDDDIAFENGSSTLHSDHYHSLTKSDTSAECCATLNERFNEMPVDDTLEMRTASLQQSSEGIQFSSISKDAEEADYSPNVVNISREKLPESGVTLGLLEKVPFAASKKTEDDTLDVHNSRIDTVFVGPSEAAEQRVAYVRTPSEDEISTDISVVIRSDSKLSPRHLSGDVSERVSSEHLQVSTSGLWSTPGMSAEDISEPTLSIQEVILDNTSGVVKCSSHIKLDREPSELTTTKESSTVTSSEKSVETSFDGTTEAKMASSQSSSERIQSNCILEAVEVAEIIPHVVIHKAPSGAELTETGSSCSLGHGSLSATDSLDVQKSVSGTSVVAPPESTEERVAYIRTPSQDEISGEVSVVIVRSPRVSPHHSIGDISKRASSEQLQVPNSGLASTPTVLVEDTTELLISHEDVSSEKTLDIAQCSSDSILEREEACEMATTRASPPPPTPSGQHIAEIVKSDERLKSPVLSPRSSWASEKLNEISVDGMLEVTLTSSQPSLECIQPPSMLKSADDSEMSPHMLIIQKEPSIVENPESDMTTGMLEVIPPAASKSSLDDLKHLAYDTLDVEKLGSDDLERKPPELRTKEASSTVTENENSAETSFDGTTEAKMASLQSSSERIQSNCILEAVEVAEIIPHVVIIHKAPSGAELTETGSSCSLGHGSLSATDSLDVQKSVSGTSVVAPPESIEERIAYIRTPSQDEISGEVSVVIVRSPRVSPRHSIGDISKRASSEQLQVPTSGLASRVEDTTELLISHEDVSSEKTLDIAQCSSDSILEREEPCETATTRASPPPPTPSGQHIAEMVKSDKRLKSPVLSLISSCASEKSNKISVDGMLEVTLTSSQPSLESIQPPSMLKSADDSEMSPHILIIQKEPSIVENPESDMTTGVLVRIPPAASKIAQDDVKHLAYDTLDVEKSESDTAVVASPEKEQRTVYIRIPSQDEICAEVSVVSIKSPQLSPRHSSGNVSERVSTEHLQVSTSGLVSAPTVPTSAKDVSEDTFKMQANGIGSPITSSTFSEGSFHLDPSQGFSPVRSPSAILLKTKDHLKEAKISCEEMLAQDTTKILSQEKIPSPGLSPMVSEIIGVWCDNLSEEQQDETDESLEGLFLKWPRKACVSAESLDLETETDINEVAIVEEVHQQSSKTDFAENLKNTIPAATTISATALIAPSTRIPSKDSVEVMPTLSREKITFPRLSPKSSYVLQRSSPDGHQSRCLSPLSSSVRGHSPERLESPRSSPVTEFLSSVEWATQTSRSSLPIIDKATQMSRTSLLLISQASQTSRTLLAGAKQESRPSFPSVDQETQISWTLPQGIDKRTQISRTPVTSSDQGSQMSSVNLHNQGTQMIIPQEVSVTETTVDSRKLTCQSSSAGNWDDGKQSAHDISPGGFKEAEETQKDKIWTLYHLGQKNDEGLLSTQVLSEPPFNGEAYIRNFGTGAVLLSERRRERLKPLSAPIRGRLVSASAFKPGQRPSSLGPSEVVIRPPHPPSRSSSTLPDYVLVVDTETVNLDNFFNAPGTNQVQTNPLAWMSSQF, from the exons ATGCCGGTGGGAAAGTCCAAGCCATGTCGCCGGCGCAGTGTTATTGTTCCCTACGGACTCAAAACTTGGCTGGAATGTCTCGCCATGGCTGTAGCGAAGGAATGTCCCAAATGCATGAGGCGTTTCATTGCAAAGTACTGTCAAGAGCTCATGGAGTACAGAAATG AAAACCCCATGATGGACATCAGGGATCTTGTCTTAACATACCAGAGTTTAAGAG AGAACAGAAGATCTTTAAAAAAGCATTATCATGTGGATGGACAATATTCCCAATTTAAATGTTTTAGCTGGTGCACAACACTTTCTTCCTGTGATGCCCATAACGTCCAAGCAGAGATCCAAAGAACTGAACGGACAGATGATATGGGGCAGTCTGTGGCCATCGAGACATCTACCGCATCAAAAGATTTGATCAGTTGTCATTCCGAAGATGTCTCTAAAGCTATTGGGCTGTATATGAGTCAGCCTGGCAAAGAGAATGAACAAGGGCCTTCTGCTACCACCTCTGAAGCAATCCCTGATGTTGTGGTCCACAATAAGGCACCCGCGTTGGTACCCACACCAAATCTGAGCCGAGCTCCATCAGGGGACCTTCAGGATGGCAATGTGGTTGAGAAGGAATTAGGTTGCCAAGCTACAGACAGACTAACTTACCAACAAAGCACTGATATATCTAGAAGCCCCTCAGAAGAACTcttgagtgaatatgaacagcTTTCAGATGGTGAATTTGAGATTGGTGCACAGCATGTGTCGGCGATTGCAGTCAGATATCTGTCAGAAACCATGATGGAATATGAACAGTTTTCAGAGGGTGGATTTGGGATTGCTACACAAAAGATTTCCGATGTGTCATTGCAAGAAATAACCAGTAGTGAAGAAAGAATGTCAGATGAGAGTTATGGATCTCCAAAATTATCTCCCATGTCATCCAGTGAATCAG CTGTCCGAGTGGCATCACCTCTACAGACAGTTGAGTTCCATCATCTGAGAGACAACAAACATGAGATTGATGTGAGAGCATCTGCTGAACAACTTGATTTGACTTCAAGCTGCATGCTGTACAGATCCTCATATGACTCACTgtcagaggaggaggaatcgGCTGAATCGGCTACGATTTTAGAAAGGTCTCACAGCGAAGCAGTACTGAGGACGATCAGCCTGGAAGAGAGA CTGAACAGACAAGAAGAAAGATCAAAAGAGGAAACTTATTTTTCAGGAGTAACAGATGAAACTCTACTGGATGATGGTGAAGAGGATGCTGATTTAGTTGTCCTCTATGAAGCGCCCTCAGATGAATGTGTAGTTTCATCTGAGAATTCAGAAA TTTCAGCGGATGTGTGTGGAGACCTGTCGCCAACTCAGGAAGGCGCCTCAGTTTCTGTGCATTCCAGTTTCATGGTCACAAAAGGCAGTGTTGTAATGGGAACTACACCTTCAGTGCGATGTCTCACATTGTCTCCTGTGTCATCAGATGTTAAGA AAGAAGTTTGTGCGAGTGGAAATAACTTATCCAGTATCCCACCTTCAGCAGTTATGGAACTACCTGATGTCTCTGGAGATGTCAATATTCCAAGGGAAGAGGACATGACAAGTCAACATGTTGCCACTGAGATAAAGAGACACATCCCTTTGAGACCTTCTTCAGAGAGCATTAATTTTGCCTCAAGTTGGGACCAGGCCAGACTACATTCTAGTTCTAAGCCAAGAGTGAAAGACCTTTCAAGATTATCATCTCTAACAAGACAATCAAACAGAACTACATTAAATGAGAAAGAGGGTTCAGCAAGTGGTTTCACTGAAGACCATCTGAGCACAATGGCACATACAGAGTCTTCTATCACAGTACTCTTTGAGAATTCAGACGAAGATGTTGATGATGAAAGTGAATCCTTAGCTGTTGCTGAAAGTTTAGCAGAGTATCATTCCATTCCGGAGGTGGTGATTGTCCACAAAGCTCCATCATTTGAGGAACTGCCTGAGACAGATGAGGAGGACCTTCATAGATCAGAGTCCTCTGTGGGGAGGCCTGATTCTCTCAGTGGTGCACAGGGATCCCAATCTAGTGTAACGTCTCCCACAATGTCAG TGGGTGCTGAAAATACAGATGGGACACCATATGTGGTGATCATTCACAAAGCTCCTTCTGAGAAAGACCTTCCTGATACTCCGTTTACACCAGGAGTAGAAAATATGGTTGGATCTGGATCAGCTTTAG CAGAAGATGTCGCTAGATTACCATTGGTTCATGATAAACTACCACCAAAGGCGCCACATCAGTCAGAGGAGAAATCATCTGAAGCAGAAACGGCTGCAAATCCACCAGCAAAGACATTGTATGATGAGGTTGTTGGAGATGCATTGAAAACATCAGAGAGCCTTAGATCTCCTAGATTAGGACCAACGTCATCTTGCATATTAG AAGCTGCTAAAGACTCAGACACTACTACCCATGTGGTAATCATTCATAAAGCTTCCTCTGGCGAGGGTTTTCCTGAAGTTAGCATTACATCTAATGTTGAGAGTGTTGGGCCACAGTCCTCTCTGAAGTGGGTGCCATCAGCAAATGAAAGTGTGACCTCTTCTGGAACACAGAGTTTAAATGAAAGAGATAAAAGTGTCTCATCAGTGACAACCAAATCCCCAAGATTGACTCCGCAGCGTTCAAAGGGAGATGTTTCTAGAACAACATCATCAGATCGCCTCAGTGTTTCAGCCTCTGGCTTGAATGAAGATATCTATGAAGTTCAATTGAGTGTTGACACTGAAAAGGACTCTGTTGGACAAAGTGTAAAGGACTCTGTTGGAACAGCCAATTCAGCGGAGAGACTCAGAGACTCATCTTGCATATCTGGTGCACTCGAAATATCAG TTTCAAACAGTTGTGTTATATTTTCATCTAATGATGATGACATTGCATTTGAAAATGGATCCTCCACCCTACATTCAGATCATTACCACTCACTCACCAAGTCAGACACTAGTGCAGAGTGTTGTGCTACACTAAATG AGAGATTTAATGAAATGCCAGTTGATGATACACTTGAAATGAGAACAGCATCCTTACAACAAAGCTCCGAAGGAATTCAGTTCTCTTCCATATCAAAAGATGCTGAAGAGGCTGACTATTCACCTAATGTGGTAAACATCTCTAGAGAGAAACTTCCTGAATCTGGTGTAACATTGGGACTGTTGGAGAAAGTGCCGTTTGCGGCCTCCAAAAAAACAGAGGATGATACTTTGGATGTtcacaattcaagaattgacACGGTTTTTGTAGGCCCATCTGAAGCAGCAGAGCAAAGAGTTGCTTATGTAAGGACACCTAGTGAAGATGAAATCAGTACAGACATTTCAGTAGTTATCAGATCAGACTCAAAACTATCTCCTCGCCATTTAAGTGGAGATGTCTCTGAGAGAGTTTCCTCCGAGCACCTTCAGGTGTCAACCTCTGGCCTGTGGTCAACTCCTGGTATGTCAGCGGAAGACATTTCTGAACCAACTTTGAGTATTCAGGAAGTGATTTTAGACAACACATCAGGTGTAGTTAAATGTTCAAGCCACATTAAACTGGATAGGGAACCATCTGAATTGACAACAACGAAAGAATCTTCAACTGTTACATCAAGTG AAAAGTCAGTTGAAACTTCATTTGATGGTACAACTGAAGCTAAAATGGCGTCATCACAATCAAGTTCAGAAAGAATTCAGTCCAATTGCATTTTGGAGGCTGTTGAAGTGGCAGAAATTATTCCTCATGTGGTAATTCATAAGGCACCTTCTGGGGCAGAACTTACTGAAACTGGTAGTTCATGCTCATTAGGTCATGGAAGCCTTTCAGCCACCGATAGTTTAGATGTTCAGAAGTCAGTAAGTGGCACTTCTGTTGTAGCACCACCTGAATCAACAGAGGAAAGAGTTGCTTATATAAGGACACCCAGTCAAGATGAAATCAGTGGTGAAGTTTCAGTAGTTATAGTCAGATCCCCAAGAGTGTCTCCTCACCATTCAATTGGAGATATCTCTAAGAGAGCTTCCTCCGAGCAGCTTCAGGTGCCAAACTCTGGCCTGGCATCCACTCCCACAGTGTTAGTAGAAGACACTACTGAACTGCTGATAAGTCATGAGGACGTGTCTTCAGAGAAAACATTAGACATAGCTCAATGTTCAAGTGACAGTATATTAGAGAGGGAGGAGGCATGCGAGATGGCAACAACCAgagcatcaccaccaccacctacacCAAGTGGCCAGCACATCGCTGAGATAGTGAAGTCAGATGAGAGACTCAAATCTCCAGTGTTATCCCCCAGATCGTCATGGGCATCTG agaaattaaatgaaatttcAGTTGATGGTATGCTTGAAGTGACGTTGACATCTTCACAGCCAAGCTTAGAATGTATTCAACCCCCTTCCATGTTGAAAAGTGCCGACGATTCAGAAATGAGTCCTCATATGTTGATCATTCAGAAGGAACCCTCAATAGTGGAAAATCCTGAATCTGATATGACAACAGGGATGTTGGAGGTAATACCACCTGCAGCTTCCAAAAGTTCACTGGATGATTTAAAACATTTAGCCTATGACACTTTGGATGTTGAGAAGTTAGGAAGT GATGACCTAGAGAGGAAACCCCCGGAACTGAGAACAAAGGAAGCATCTTCAACTGTTACAGAAAATG AAAATTCAGCTGAAACTTCATTTGATGGTACAACTGAAGCTAAAATGGCATCGTTACAATCAAGTTCAGAAAGAATTCAGTCTAATTGCATCTTGGAGGCTGTTGAAGTGGCAGAAATTATTCCTCATGTGGTAATTATTCACAAGGCACCTTCTGGGGCAGAACTTACTGAAACTGGTAGTTCATGCTCACTAGGTCATGGAAGTCTTTCAGCCACCGATAGTTTAGATGTTCAGAAGTCAGTAAGTGGCACTTCTGTTGTAGCACCACCTGAATCAATAGAGGAAAGAATTGCTTATATAAGGACACCCAGTCAAGATGAAATCAGTGGTGAAGTTTCAGTAGTTATAGTCAGATCCCCAAGAGTGTCTCCTCGCCATTCAATTGGAGATATCTCTAAGAGAGCTTCCTCCGAGCAGCTTCAGGTGCCAACCTCTGGCCTGGCATCAAGAGTAGAAGACACTACTGAACTGCTGATAAGTCATGAGGACGTGTCTTCAGAGAAAACATTAGACATAGCTCAATGTTCAAGTGACAGTATATTAGAGAGGGAGGAGCCATGCGAGACGGCAACAACCAgagcatcaccaccaccacctacacCAAGTGGCCAGCACATCGCTGAGATGGTGAAGTCAGACAAGAGACTCAAATCTCCAGTGTTATCCCTCATTTCATCATGTGCATCTG AGAAATCAAATAAAATTTCAGTTGATGGTATGCTTGAAGTGACGTTGACATCTTCACAGCCAAGCTTAGAAAGTATTCAACCCCCTTCCATGTTGAAAAGCGCTGACGATTCAGAAATGAGTCCTCATATTTTGATTATTCAGAAGGAACCCTCAATAGTGGAAAATCCTGAATCTGATATGACAACAGGGGTGTTGGTGAGAATACCACCTGCAGCTTCCAAAATTGCACAGGATGATGTAAAACATTTAGCCTATGACACTTTGGATGTTGAGAAGTCAGAAAGTGACACTGCTGTCGTGGCATCACCTGAAAAAGAACAAAGAACTGTTTATATACGGATACCTAGTCAAGATGAAATATGTGCTGAAGTTTCAGTAGTAAGTATCAAATCTCCACAATTGTCTCCTCGCCATTCAAGTGGAAATGTCTCTGAGAGAGTTTCCACAGAGCACCTTCAAGTGTCAACCTCTGGCCTGGTGTCAGCTCCCACTGTCCCAACGTCAGCAAAAGACGTTTCAGAGGACACTTTCAAGATGCAAGCAAATGGAATTGGATCTCCCATAACATCATCAACATTCAGTGAAGGATCTTTTCACCTGGATCCATCACAGGGTTTCAGCCCAGTCAGAAGTCCCTCTGCTATCCTTCTAAAAACAAAAGATCATCTGAAAGAAGCTAAAATATCTTGTGAGGAGATGCTGGCACAGGACACAACTAAAATATTGTCTCAAGAAAAGATTCCATCCCCAGGATTATCCCCTATGGTCTCTGAAATTATAGGTGTCTGGTGTG ACAATTTATCTGAAGAGCAGCAGGATGAAACGGATGAATCACTGGAAGGCCTGTTCCTTAAGTGGCCTAGAAAAGCATGTGTGTCAG CAGAGTCATTGGACTTGGAAACTGAAACTGACATAAATGAAGTGGCAATTGTGGAGGAAGTGCATCAGCAGTCTTCCAAAACCGACTTCGCTGAAAATCTAAAAAACACCATACCTGCTGCAACAACAATATCTGCTACAGCCTTGATAGCACCTTCTACTAGAATACCAAGTAAAGACAGTGTAGAGGTGATGCCAACACTATCAAGAGAGAAAATCACATTTCCTAGATTGTCTCCTAAATCATCCTATGTTCTAC AGAGGTCGTCTCCTGATGGACATCAAAGCAGATGTCTATCACCACTGTCAAGCAGCGTAAGAGGCCATTCCCCAGAGAGACTGGAATCTCCTCGGTCATCGCCAGTCACAG AGTTTCTGTCCTCAGTTGAATGGGCAACACAGACTTCCAGATCATCACTCCCTATTATTGATAAAGCCACACAGATGTCTAGAACCTCACTCCTATTAATCAGTCAAGCCTCTCAAACATCAAGAACACTGCTAGCAGGGGCTAAGCAAGAATCAAGACCATCATTTCCATCTGTTGATCAAGAGACTCAGATATCCTGGACATTGCCTCAGGGTATTGATAAGAGAACTCAGATATCAAGAACACCAGTGACATCTTCTGACCAGGGCTCACAAATGTCATCAGTCAATCTGCACAATCAGGGCACACAGATGATTATTCCGCAAGAGGTGTCAGTAACTGAAACGACTGTTGACTCAAGGAAATTGACTTGCCAATCCTCATCAGCTGGTAATTGGG ATGATGGAAAGCAGTCTGCACATGATATCAGTCCTGGAGGTTTTAAGGAGGCTGAAGAAACGCAGAAGGATAAGATATGGACTCTCTACCACTTAGGACAAAAGAACGATGAAGGGTTGTTGTCCACACAAGTACTGTCTGAACCTCCATTTAATGGAGAGGCCTACATCCGAAACTTTGGGACAGGGGCTGTCCTTCTCTCAGAGCGGcgtagagagagactgaaaccaCTTTCAGCCCCTATTAGGGGGAGGCTAGTTTCAGCCAGTGCTTTTAAGCCTGGGCAGAGGCCATCCTCCCTCGGACCTAGTGAAGTGGTCATCCGGCCCCCTCATCCACCAAGCAGGTCCTCCTCAACTCTGCCTGACTATGTGTTGGTGGTGGACACTGAGACTGTTAATCTGGACAATTTCTTTAATGCACCAGGAACAAACCAAGTCCAAACAAATCCCTTGGCTTGGATGTCCAGTCAATTTTGA